The following proteins are co-located in the Seriola aureovittata isolate HTS-2021-v1 ecotype China chromosome 7, ASM2101889v1, whole genome shotgun sequence genome:
- the tmem147 gene encoding BOS complex subunit TMEM147, producing MTLFHFGNCFALAYFPYFITYKCSGLSEYNAFWRCVQAGATYLFVQLCKMLFLATFFPTWEGGAGVYDFVGEFMKATVDLADLLGLHLVMSRNAGKGEYKIMVAAMGWATAELVMSRCLPLWVGARGIEFDWKYIQMSFDSNISLVHYIAMAAVVWMFTRYDLPKSFRLPVTVLLALCVYKAFLMELFVHVFLLGSWTVLLVKAVLTGAISLCSLFLFVTLVHSN from the exons ATGACACTGTTTCACTTCGGGAACTGCTTTGCTCTGGCATATTTTCCTTACTTTATAACATACAAGTGCAGTGGCCT TTCGGAGTACAATGCCTTCTGGAGATGTGTCCAGGCTGGTGCAACCTATCTCTTTGTCCAGCTCTGTAAG ATGCTGTTCTTAGCTACGTTTTTCCCCACATGGGAAGGAGGAGCTGGAGTTTATGACTTTGTAGGG GAATTTATGAAGGCAACAGTGGACCTAGCAGACCTGTTGGGCCTCCATCTTGTGATGTCACGTAATGCTGGTAAAGGAGAGTACAAGATCATGGTGGCTGCCATGGGCTGGGCAACAGCAGAACTCGTCATGTCCAG GTGTCTTCCTCTGTGGGTGGGAGCCAGAGGGATTGAGTTTGACTGGAAATACATCCAGATGAGCTTTGACTCTAACATCAGTTTG GTCCATTATATTGCCATGGCAGCAGTGGTGTGGATGTTTACACGATATGACCTTCCTAAGAGCTTCAGGCTGCCTGTTACGGTGCTTCTGGCTCTTTGTGTCTACAAGGCCTTCTTGATGGA GTTGTTTGTCCACGTCTTCCTCTTGGGCAGTTGGACAGTGTTGCTGGTCAAAGCCGTGCTGACTGGTGccatctctctctgctccctgttTCTCTTCGTCACCCTGGTCCACAGCAACTAA
- the LOC130172112 gene encoding secretory phospholipase A2 receptor-like, with protein MKTGVGVTGNDVSWNSKWADGQHSGHCAIVGDDQMWYSVQCSSEYNVYCLAEDKIIYHEVTLSWHNASQFCQDMGSSLATITKRSKGLSHSGWIGLYQQDGLNWDWIGDLPSDYRNWAPREPLTADCGSFNSVNEKLYSKKCSEKLRLICYSDNLVVVNKNKTWEEALRHCRNMKACTSSCTHHYDILSLPYLYEYSYVRDRIYRATTDEVGTGAG; from the exons ATGAA aacTGGAGTAGGGGTTACAGGAAACGACGTCTCATGGAACTCCAAGTGGGCCGATGGGCAGCACAGCGGTCACTGTGCAATTGTGGGAGATGATCAAATGTGGtacagtgttcagtgttcaaGTGAATATAATGTTTACTGTTTGGCAGAGGACAAAATTATTTATCATGAAGTTACCTTAAGCTGGCACAACGCTTCTCAGTTTTGTCAGGATATGGGCAGTAGCCTCGCAACCATCACCAAAAGAAGCAAAGGTTTGAGTCATAGTGGCTGGATTGGACTGTACCAACAGGATGGTCTCAACTGGGACTGGATCGGAGATTTGCCATCTGACTACAGGAACTGGGCACCAAGAGAGCCGCTCACAGCAGACTGTGGTTCATTTAATTCTGTCAATGAAAAGTTGTACAGCAAAAAGTGCTCCGAAAAGCTTCGGTTAATATGCTATTCTGACAACCTGGTGGTGGTGAATAAGAACAAGACATGGGAAGAAGCCCTCCGGCACTGCAGGAACATGAAAGCATGTACCTCCTCCTGCACACACCACTACGACATCCTGAGCCTGCCATACTTGTATGAGTACAGCTATGTCAGAGACCGGATCTACAGAGCCACGACGGATGAGGTGGGGACGGGAGCAGGGTGA
- the sult2st3 gene encoding sulfotransferase family 2, cytosolic sulfotransferase 3 isoform X3: MSTDKYIQHGGILLPSECHSAESLEFAHNLSVEDTNVFVVTFPKSGTIWMQEILPLVLNGGDLTPIQTIPNWDRVPWLEEKRLAFVVDQLASPRAMVTHFPHHLMPPSFHTSKAKVIYVMRNPMDVMVSSYYFHQMAGFLEDPGTFDEFMEKFLEGRVLFGKWTDHVKSWRHKELGDRIIYITYEEMVQDLPAALRRISDFLGRNLSEETIQKIAEHCSFKTMKANNMSNFSLVPKVYMDADKSPFFRKGVAGDWRNHFTSEQLAQFMSVISKELEGENFSLPYLD, from the exons ATGTCCACAGACAAGTATATCCAGCATGGCGGCATTCTTCTTCCCTCTGAGTGTCACTCCGCGGAGAGCTTGGAGTTTGCCCACAATTTGTCTGTAGAAGATACCAATGTGTTTGTCGTCACTTTCCCCAAGTCAG GTACAATCTGGATGCAGGAGATCCTCCCGCTGGTGCTGAATGGTGGGGATCTGACACCGATCCAAACCATTCCTAACTGGGACAGGGTGCCCTggctggaggagaaaagattGGCATTTGTCGTGGATCAGCTGGCATCTCCACGGGCGATGGTCACACATTTTCCTCACCACCTCATGCCCCCGTCCTTCCACACCTCCAAAGCCAAG GTGATCTATGTCATGAGGAATCCCATGGACGTCATGGTGTCTTCGTACTACTTCCACCAGATGGCCGGATTCCTCGAGGATCCAGGAACTTTTGATGAGTTCATGGAGAAATTCCTGGAaggcagag TGCTGTTTGGAAAATGGACAGACCATGTGAAGAGCTGGAGACACAAAGAGCTGGGAGACAGAATAATTTACATCACATATGAAGAAATGGTTCAG GACCTGCCTGCAGCTCTCAGGCGTATTTCAGATTTCCTGGGCAGAAACCTGAGTGAAGAAACCATTCAGAAGATAGCAGAGCATTGCTCCTTCAAGACCATGAAGGCCAACAACATGTCCAACTTCAGCCTGGTCCCAAAAGTGTACATGGACGCTGACAAATCCCCATTCTTCAGGAAAG ggGTTGCTGGAGACTGGAGAAACCATTTTACCTCAGAACAACTGGCCCAATTCATGTCGGTCATTTCCAAAGAGCTGGAGGGTGAGAACTTCTCTCTGCCGTATCTGGATTGA
- the gapdhs gene encoding glyceraldehyde-3-phosphate dehydrogenase 2: protein MSDLCVGINGFGRIGRLVLRACLQKGIKVVAINDPFIDLQYMVYMFKYDSTHGRYNGEVSHEDGKLIVDGNAISVFQCMKPAEIPWGSAGAKYVVESTGVFLSVEKASSHIQGGAQRVVVSAPSPDAPMFVMGVNEDKYDPSSMTIVSNASCTTNCLAPLAKVIHDNFGIEEALMTTVHAYTATQKTVDGPSAKAWRDGRGAHQNIIPASTGAAKAVGKVIPELNGKLTGMAFRVPVADVSVVDLTCRLSKSASYAEIKEAVKKAAHGPMKGVLGYTEDQVVSSDFIGDTHSSIFDAGAGISLNDNFVKLISWYDNEFGYSHRVADLLMYMHTKE, encoded by the exons ATGTCAGACCTCTGTGTTGGAATCAATGG TTTCGGTCGTATTGGCCGTCTGGTCCTGAGGGCTTGCCTTCAGAAGGGCATCAAGGTCGTGGCCATCAATGACCCCTTCATTGACTTGCAGTACATG GTCTACATGTTCAAGTATGACTCCACCCACGGCCGTTACAATGGTGAGGTCTCCCACGAGGATGGCAAGCTCATCGTTGACGGCAATGCCATCTCCGTCTTCCAGTG CATGAAGCCAGCAGAGATCCCCTGGGGCAGTGCTGGAGCCAAGTACGTTGTCGAGTCCACTGGAGTTTTCCTCAGTGTGGAGAAGGCCTCC TCTCACATCCAGGGTGGAGCTCAGCGTGTGGTTGTGTCCGCCCCCTCACCTGATGCTCCAATGTTTGTCATGGGAGTCAATGAGGACAAATACGACCCCTCCTCCATGACCATTGTCAG CAATGCCTCCTGCACCACCAACTGCCTGGCCCCCCTGGCCAAAGTCATCCATGATAACTTTGGCATTGAGGAAGCTCTTATG ACCACAGTCCATGCATACACAGCCACCCAGAAGACAGTGGATGGTCCAAGCGCTAAGGCCTGGCGTGATGGCCGCGGTGCCCACCAGAACATCATTCCAGCATCCACTGGTGCCGCCAAGGCAGTGGGCAAAGTCATCCCTGAACTCAACGG TAAGCTGACAGGCATGGCCTTCAGGGTGCCAGTGGCTGATGTGTCAGTGGTTGACCTGACATGCCGTCTCTCCAAGTCTGCATCTTACGCTGAGATTAAGGAAGCAGTCAAGAAGGCCGCACACGGGCCCATGAAGGGAGTGCTGGGTTACACTGAGGACCAG gtCGTGTCCTCCGACTTCATTGGTGACACCCACTCCTCTATCTTCGATGCTGGCGCTGGCATCTCCCTCAACGACAACTTCGTCAAGCTCATCTCTTG gtatGACAATGAGTTTGGTTACAGCCACCGCGTCGCTGACCTGCTGATGTACATGCACACCAAGGAGTAG
- the sult2st3 gene encoding sulfotransferase family 2, cytosolic sulfotransferase 3 isoform X1, whose product MSSEEMYIFYHGLMLPKETHCSESLKFAQEFTFQDNDVVAVTYPKAGTIWMQEILPLVLNGGDLTPIQTIPNWDRVPWLEEKRLAFVVDQLASPRAMVTHFPHHLMPPSFHTSKAKVIYVMRNPMDVMVSSYYFHQMAGFLEDPGTFDEFMEKFLEGRVLFGKWTDHVKSWRHKELGDRIIYITYEEMVQDLPAALRRISDFLGRNLSEETIQKIAEHCSFKTMKANNMSNFSLVPKVYMDADKSPFFRKGVAGDWRNHFTSEQLAQFMSVISKELEGENFSLPYLD is encoded by the exons ATGTCTTCTGAAGAgatgtatatattttatcatGGCTTAATGCTTCCCAAAGAGACTCACTGCTCTGAGAGCCTGAAGTTTGCGCAGGAGTTTACGTTTCAAGACAATGACGTCGTGGCTGTCACGTACCCGAAGGCAG GTACAATCTGGATGCAGGAGATCCTCCCGCTGGTGCTGAATGGTGGGGATCTGACACCGATCCAAACCATTCCTAACTGGGACAGGGTGCCCTggctggaggagaaaagattGGCATTTGTCGTGGATCAGCTGGCATCTCCACGGGCGATGGTCACACATTTTCCTCACCACCTCATGCCCCCGTCCTTCCACACCTCCAAAGCCAAG GTGATCTATGTCATGAGGAATCCCATGGACGTCATGGTGTCTTCGTACTACTTCCACCAGATGGCCGGATTCCTCGAGGATCCAGGAACTTTTGATGAGTTCATGGAGAAATTCCTGGAaggcagag TGCTGTTTGGAAAATGGACAGACCATGTGAAGAGCTGGAGACACAAAGAGCTGGGAGACAGAATAATTTACATCACATATGAAGAAATGGTTCAG GACCTGCCTGCAGCTCTCAGGCGTATTTCAGATTTCCTGGGCAGAAACCTGAGTGAAGAAACCATTCAGAAGATAGCAGAGCATTGCTCCTTCAAGACCATGAAGGCCAACAACATGTCCAACTTCAGCCTGGTCCCAAAAGTGTACATGGACGCTGACAAATCCCCATTCTTCAGGAAAG ggGTTGCTGGAGACTGGAGAAACCATTTTACCTCAGAACAACTGGCCCAATTCATGTCGGTCATTTCCAAAGAGCTGGAGGGTGAGAACTTCTCTCTGCCGTATCTGGATTGA
- the sult2st3 gene encoding sulfotransferase family 2, cytosolic sulfotransferase 3 isoform X2, with translation MSSPEYLRYHGLLLPPEAHSMESLEYAQNFSVEDTDVFAVTYPKSGTIWMQEILPLVLNGGDLTPIQTIPNWDRVPWLEEKRLAFVVDQLASPRAMVTHFPHHLMPPSFHTSKAKVIYVMRNPMDVMVSSYYFHQMAGFLEDPGTFDEFMEKFLEGRVLFGKWTDHVKSWRHKELGDRIIYITYEEMVQDLPAALRRISDFLGRNLSEETIQKIAEHCSFKTMKANNMSNFSLVPKVYMDADKSPFFRKGVAGDWRNHFTSEQLAQFMSVISKELEGENFSLPYLD, from the exons ATGTCTTCTCCTGAATACCTTCGGTACCATGGCCTTCTCCTGCCCCCTGAGGCTCACAGCATGGAGAGTTTGGAATATGCCCAAAATTTCTCTGTGGAAGACACAGATGTGTTTGCTGTGACATACCCCAAATCAG GTACAATCTGGATGCAGGAGATCCTCCCGCTGGTGCTGAATGGTGGGGATCTGACACCGATCCAAACCATTCCTAACTGGGACAGGGTGCCCTggctggaggagaaaagattGGCATTTGTCGTGGATCAGCTGGCATCTCCACGGGCGATGGTCACACATTTTCCTCACCACCTCATGCCCCCGTCCTTCCACACCTCCAAAGCCAAG GTGATCTATGTCATGAGGAATCCCATGGACGTCATGGTGTCTTCGTACTACTTCCACCAGATGGCCGGATTCCTCGAGGATCCAGGAACTTTTGATGAGTTCATGGAGAAATTCCTGGAaggcagag TGCTGTTTGGAAAATGGACAGACCATGTGAAGAGCTGGAGACACAAAGAGCTGGGAGACAGAATAATTTACATCACATATGAAGAAATGGTTCAG GACCTGCCTGCAGCTCTCAGGCGTATTTCAGATTTCCTGGGCAGAAACCTGAGTGAAGAAACCATTCAGAAGATAGCAGAGCATTGCTCCTTCAAGACCATGAAGGCCAACAACATGTCCAACTTCAGCCTGGTCCCAAAAGTGTACATGGACGCTGACAAATCCCCATTCTTCAGGAAAG ggGTTGCTGGAGACTGGAGAAACCATTTTACCTCAGAACAACTGGCCCAATTCATGTCGGTCATTTCCAAAGAGCTGGAGGGTGAGAACTTCTCTCTGCCGTATCTGGATTGA